One Lutzomyia longipalpis isolate SR_M1_2022 chromosome 4, ASM2433408v1 DNA segment encodes these proteins:
- the LOC129795842 gene encoding histone-lysine N-methyltransferase EHMT2, with protein MAEFIDSLLNEMSSTFNYQTDDVKIDLNRDRTLKWRSLHHNQYASTKKKSSRVGRNEEGSPYQSVKVFRNPLSNSTTGLKKLRRAARMKLSRLERNLRRKAQAEESPVEEKPKPPIAETTNIHVNYIAGDCALNLIDMKPENVQIFQGASVKVERRTSRRSTEKPSVESPKKSTPKKMKKAQENPESSQEVSRTEGTLLSQRPPRRVKPTEKILANKRLRRGIQIHNTKVKVTEALWRERENLATAPISTCEGDTTAEKPQDVVQEAEMSRKTQHLQQLGLTTITQVADAETERMDPEEKIAPPEAPAGTMVCLCQEETRFFPHAQGEALFCNAVDQFETEFVGCCNQVDESTCIRRPSTRACFMVLCDSHRKRLLSHNCCSGCGVFCTRGQVLLCPRNHFFHRDCVLDEGKRGEMVMCLHCGDLTETAEVRIELKCDNRIVFYPSQKTFLRCTKTPAVLFSADGQISGETPTEGGRTIPQHIMNTLIRASQQAPAGSPQDGLSPKNLQAAIKNDDIDRVAEYIVKGFDFTAPCQEFGYGSCLHYVSYFGTVEVLQLILCRFAAPEFIDMLDKEFQTALMCAVSGSKIDILLLLLQYGAKVTQKGPDGMTALHLAAKTGNFRATKILLEHYKKKVDRGKFMEFLNDVDHGNWTALVWAAELGHVNIESYLIGLGADVTICDFENNTALHWAAQSNKIAAIVPLLHTNANLNHQNVNGDTPLHIACRQLNTQMCLMLLANGSDVHVKNFTEETAIACIPDAKSQCARIMQFNMQMQRNAIPVVQELCSDISNGREAVPIAMVKITRRNPQRRTEDTEWEVPMPAFKYITKPVMVEELIQMDIRLARMEMCDCRDNCATSLCKCIRKSSQNCYTLEGRLCDDFSFTEPSIIFECNDVCGCNRLVCKNRIVQNGIKVPMEVFSVGDKKEWGVRCLKEIPKGTFIAEYIGEMLSNADADRRPDDSYFFGFDLSEYCIDANFFGNVSRFFNHSCNPNMVPIRVYFEHHDLRFPKIAFFSTRDIAAKDELTFDYGKNFWKVKQRYFNCNCNTPECRYRTKLPSPDLDQLDTD; from the exons ATGGCGGAATTCATTGATTCGCTCCTCAATGAAATGTCATCAACATTCAACTATCAGACGGATGATGTTAAAATTGACCTGAATCGGGATAGAACACTCAAGTGGCGGAGTCTCCATCACAATCAGTACGCCTCGACGAAGAAGAAGTCGTCGCGGGTGGGGCGCAATGAGGAGGGATCGCCCTATCAGTCTGTTAAGGTCTTCCGGAATCCTCTGAGCAATTCAACGACGGGACTGAAGAAACTCCGGAGGGCGGCACGGATGAAGTTAAGTCGTCTCGAGAGGAATCTCCGTCGCAAGGCGCAAGCAGAGGAGTCACCGGTGGAAGAGAAGCCGAAACCACCAATTGCGGAGACAACAAACATTCATGTGAACTACATTGCTGGGGATTGTGCTCTCAATCTCATTGACATGAAGCCGGAGAATGTGCAGATATTTCAGGGCGCTTCCGTCAAGGTAGAACGTCGAACATCACGACGATCAACTGAGAAACCATCCGTTGAATCCCCAAAGAAATCCACCCccaagaagatgaagaaggcCCAGGAAAACCCCGAGAGTTCTCAGGAAGTTTCCCGGACAGAGGGAACCCTTCTGAGTCAACGACCACCGCGAAGGGTTAAGCCAACTGAGAAGATTTTGGCCAATAAACGTCTTCGGCGTGGAATTCAGATTCACAATACAAAGGTTAAGGTCACCGAAGCTCTTTGGCGGGAACGTGAGAATCTCGCCACGGCTCCCATTTCAACGTGTGAGGGGGACACCACGGCGGAGAAGCCGCAGGATGTTGTGCAGGAAGCAGAAATGTCACGCAAAACGCAGCATTTGCAGCAACTTGGCCTCACGACCATCACACAAGTTGCAGATGCGGAGACAGAAAGGATGGATCCGGAGGAGAAAATTGCCCCGCCTGAAGCTCCTGCGGGGACAATGGTGTGCCTGTGTCAGGAGGAGACACGATTCTTCCCTCATGCGCAGGGGGAGGCACTCTTTTGCAATGCAGTTGATCAATTTGAGACGGAATTCGTGGGATGCTGCAATCAGGTGGATGAGAGCACGTGCATCCGACGACCCAGCACCAGGGCATGCTTTATGGTACTCTGCGATAGTCACCGGAAGCGCCTACTTAGTCACAATTGTTGCTCAGGATGTGGAGTTTTTTGCACACGCGGGCAGGTACTTCTCTGCCCACGGAATCACTTCTTCCATCGGGATTGTGTGCTGGATGAGGGGAAGCGCGGGGAGATGGTGATGTGCCTCCACTGTGGGGATCTCACGGAGACAGCTGAAGTgaggattgagctgaaatgcGACAATCGCATTGTCTTCTATCCCAGTCAAAAGACTTTTTTGCGTTGCACCAAAACTCCCGCAGTTCTGTTCAGTGCAGATGGACAGATTTCCGGGGAAACACCCACCGAGGGAGGACGTACAATTCCTCAGCATATCATGAATACCCTCATCCGGGCATCACAGCAAGCACCAGCTGGTTCCCCGCAGGATGGGCTCAGTCCGAAGAATCTCCAGGCAGCTATTAAGAATGATGACATTGATCGTGTGGCGGAATATATTGTTAAAGGATTTGACTTTACAGCACCCTGCCAGGAGTTTGGCTACGGCTCCTGCCTACACTATGTCTCCTATTTCGGCACTGTGGAAGTCCTCCAGCTCATCCTGTGTCGTTTTGCAGCTCCCGAATTCATTGATATGCTCGACAAGGAGTTCCAAACGGCTCTTATGTGTGCCGTGAGTGGCAGCAAGATAGACATCCTGCTCCTCCTCCTACAGTATGGCGCAAAAGTCACCCAAAAGGGTCCCGATGGGATGACAGCACTGCATTTAGCAGCTAAAACTGGGAATTTCCGTGCTACAAAAATCCTCCTTGAGCACTACAAGAAGAAGGTGGACAGAGGGAAGTTCATGGAATTCCTCAATGATGTTGATCATGGAAATTGGACAGCACTGGTGTGGGCAGCAGAGCTCGGGCATGTGAACATTGAGAGCTACCTCATTGGACTCGGTGCTGATGTGACAATTTGTGACTTTGAGAACAACACAGCCCTCCATTGGGCAGCGCAATCGAACAAAATTGCCGCCATTGTGCCCCTCCTGCACACGAATGCCAATCTAAATCATCAGAATGTCAATGGGGACACTCCACTGCATATTGCATGCAGACAGCTGAATACCCAAATGTGCCTCATGCTCCTTGCCAATGGGTCTGATGTGCACGTGAAGAATTTCACGGAAGAAACAGCCATTGCGTGCATTCCCGATGCGAAGAGTCAATGCGCACGGATTATGCAGTTTAACATGCAAATGCAGCGGAATGCCATTCCCGTTGTCCAGGAATTGTGTTCGGATATATCAAATGGACGGGAAGCCGTGCCAATTGCAATGGTGAAGATAACACGAAGGAACCCACAGAGACGTACTGAGGATACGGAGTGGGAGGTTCCAATGCCAGCTTTTAAGTACATCACAAAGCCAGTAATGGTGGAGGAGCTAATCCAGATGGACATTCGTCTTGCCCGGATGGAGATGTGTGATTGCAGGGACAA TTGCGCAACGAGTTTATGCAAGTGCATAAGGAAATCTAGTCAGAATTGCTACACTTTGGAGGGACGTCTTTGCGATGATTTCAGCTTCACTGAACCATCGATTATATTTGAATGCAACGACGTGTGCGGATGCAACAGA CTTGTCTGCAAGAATCGCATCGTCCAGAATGGTATTAAAGTTCCAATGGAAGTATTCAGTGTTGGTGACAAGAAGGAATGGGGTGTTAGGTGCCTCAAGGAGATCCCCAAAGGGACATTCATAGCGGAATATATTGGTGAGATGCTCAGCAATGCCGATGCTGATCGTCGCCCCGACGACAGCTACTTCTTTGGCTTTGATCTGTCTGAg TACTGTA